A stretch of Stenotrophomonas indicatrix DNA encodes these proteins:
- a CDS encoding efflux RND transporter periplasmic adaptor subunit: protein MKNMRWLGVGVLVVVLAACGKQAAEPAAAIPVLVVHPTTQDGQAAAAYPGEVRARQESPLSFRVGGNLVKRLVDAGERVKKGQLLAELDAADYASQAAASQAQLAAAEADLVRARDDQKRYAKLAEDQLVSRSALDQQTAAFKAAQGQANAARANLAVARNQAEYAQLRAPADGVIASRQAEAGQVVSAGQTVFTLAADGGREVLIALPESSIRDYKVGQSVQVELWNRPGQLLPGTLREIAPAADAQARTYATRVSLAPEALSEVELGQSARVFATAGRSGALQLPLAAVLRGSDGKASVWVVNPSNGALKATPVQVGAYGAQAVPVVSGVGATDWVVAAGGHLLREGQVVTPVDRQNRPVLAPSAAKPAPAADKGH, encoded by the coding sequence ATGAAAAACATGCGTTGGTTGGGCGTAGGCGTACTGGTCGTGGTGTTGGCAGCGTGCGGCAAGCAGGCCGCCGAGCCGGCGGCGGCCATCCCGGTGCTGGTGGTGCATCCCACCACGCAGGATGGACAGGCCGCGGCCGCCTACCCCGGCGAGGTGCGTGCCCGCCAGGAAAGCCCACTCTCGTTCCGGGTTGGCGGCAACCTGGTCAAGCGCCTCGTCGACGCAGGCGAGCGGGTGAAGAAGGGCCAGCTGCTGGCCGAACTGGATGCGGCCGACTACGCCTCGCAGGCGGCGGCGTCGCAGGCGCAGCTGGCGGCGGCGGAAGCAGACCTGGTGCGCGCGCGCGATGACCAGAAGCGCTATGCCAAGCTGGCGGAAGACCAACTGGTGAGCCGCTCGGCACTGGACCAGCAGACGGCGGCATTCAAGGCTGCACAGGGCCAGGCCAACGCCGCCCGGGCCAACCTCGCCGTGGCCCGCAACCAGGCCGAGTACGCGCAGCTGCGCGCACCCGCCGATGGCGTGATCGCCAGCCGCCAGGCCGAAGCCGGGCAGGTCGTGAGCGCGGGGCAGACGGTGTTCACCCTGGCCGCCGATGGTGGCCGTGAGGTGCTGATCGCGCTGCCGGAAAGCAGCATCCGCGACTACAAGGTCGGCCAGTCGGTGCAGGTGGAACTGTGGAACCGTCCGGGCCAGCTGCTGCCGGGCACCCTGCGCGAGATCGCCCCGGCCGCCGATGCACAGGCGCGCACCTATGCCACGCGCGTGAGCCTGGCGCCGGAAGCACTGAGCGAAGTGGAACTGGGCCAGAGTGCGCGGGTGTTTGCCACCGCCGGGCGCAGTGGTGCGTTGCAGCTGCCGCTGGCGGCTGTACTGCGCGGCAGTGATGGCAAGGCCAGCGTGTGGGTGGTCAATCCGTCCAACGGTGCATTGAAGGCAACGCCGGTGCAGGTGGGTGCCTACGGCGCGCAGGCTGTGCCGGTCGTGTCCGGCGTGGGCGCGACGGACTGGGTGGTCGCTGCCGGCGGCCATCTGCTGCGCGAAGGCCAGGTGGTGACGCCGGTCGACCGCCAGAACCGCCCGGTGCTGGCACCGTCGGCCGCCAAGCCGGCGCCGGCCGCAGACAAGGGGCACTGA
- a CDS encoding TetR/AcrR family transcriptional regulator, which yields MSSSTSRKPTAKPAAKAAGPGRPKDLGKRAAILEAAKTLFIEQGYSGVSMDSIAAQAGVSKLTVYSHFGDKETLFSEAVQSKCIEMLPDALFVADVEGPLRDQLLGIGMAFFEMITSDAALSIQRMMMAPETDERLRELFWQAGPQRTCEALADFMRSRAERGELDIPDCYIAGQQFLTLVKGEVHMHMMCGMPLSPVETDAAIHVAASVDFFLRAYAPRGAGNAG from the coding sequence ATGAGTTCTTCCACTTCCCGAAAGCCGACGGCCAAGCCCGCTGCCAAGGCTGCCGGTCCCGGGCGCCCCAAGGATCTGGGCAAGCGCGCGGCAATACTCGAGGCAGCCAAGACACTGTTCATCGAACAGGGCTACAGCGGCGTGAGCATGGACAGCATTGCTGCCCAGGCCGGCGTCTCGAAGCTGACCGTTTACAGCCATTTCGGCGACAAAGAGACCCTGTTCTCCGAAGCTGTGCAGTCCAAGTGCATCGAGATGCTGCCCGACGCGCTGTTCGTGGCCGACGTCGAAGGCCCCCTGCGTGACCAGTTGCTGGGCATCGGCATGGCGTTCTTCGAGATGATCACCTCCGACGCGGCCCTGTCGATCCAGCGGATGATGATGGCGCCGGAGACCGACGAGCGCCTGCGCGAACTGTTCTGGCAGGCGGGCCCGCAACGCACCTGCGAGGCACTGGCCGACTTCATGCGTTCGCGTGCCGAGCGCGGCGAACTGGATATCCCCGACTGCTACATCGCCGGCCAGCAGTTCCTGACCCTGGTGAAGGGCGAAGTGCACATGCATATGATGTGCGGCATGCCACTGTCCCCCGTCGAGACCGATGCTGCGATCCATGTGGCCGCCAGTGTGGATTTCTTCCTGCGCGCCTACGCGCCGCGGGGGGCTGGGAATGCTGGATAA
- a CDS encoding protein-L-isoaspartate O-methyltransferase family protein, with translation MTIDYAHARELMVEQQIRPWDVLDIKVLDVLARLPREAFVADAHRALAYADVELPIGNGQKMMKPVIEGRTLQALDLQPGDEVLEIGTGSGFLSACIGALARDVLSLEIDPELAAAARARLDATGLGTNVRVEVADGLAWQTERRFDVICVTGAVDVVPSQFASWLRPGGRLYVIQGRSPAMEALLVKADGSTESLFETDIDYLRGAAPAPQFHL, from the coding sequence ATGACGATTGATTACGCCCACGCCCGCGAACTGATGGTGGAACAGCAGATCCGTCCCTGGGACGTGCTGGACATCAAGGTGCTCGACGTCCTGGCCCGCCTGCCGCGCGAGGCCTTCGTCGCCGACGCGCACCGGGCGCTGGCCTATGCCGATGTCGAACTGCCGATCGGCAACGGCCAGAAGATGATGAAGCCGGTCATCGAGGGCCGTACCCTGCAGGCACTGGATCTGCAGCCGGGTGACGAAGTGCTGGAAATCGGCACCGGCAGCGGCTTCCTGTCGGCCTGCATCGGCGCGCTGGCGCGCGACGTGCTGAGCCTGGAAATCGACCCGGAACTGGCCGCCGCTGCGCGCGCCCGCCTGGATGCCACCGGCCTGGGCACCAACGTGCGCGTGGAAGTGGCCGATGGCCTGGCCTGGCAGACCGAACGCCGCTTCGACGTGATCTGTGTCACTGGCGCCGTCGACGTGGTGCCGTCACAGTTTGCTTCGTGGTTGCGTCCGGGTGGTCGCCTGTATGTCATCCAGGGCCGTTCGCCGGCAATGGAAGCACTGCTGGTGAAGGCCGATGGCAGCACCGAGTCGCTGTTCGAGACCGATATCGATTACCTGCGTGGTGCCGCCCCGGCCCCCCAGTTCCACCTCTGA
- a CDS encoding TolC family outer membrane protein, translated as MIRRSLAVALATALLPLSAHAADLLQVYEMARNGDPQLSAAESTRLYDKEGAVQARAALLPQINGQAQLSRTRTEADHDANSGTVTSKRRNYTIDGSQTLFNWTQINNLRSQRELSKAADFTLDSANDNLIVRTSAAYFNVLVAIESLNAAQTNEAAAKKQFDFADKRLEVGLAPITDVHEARAQYDQARANTIVAQNTLADNYQALTELTGQPVVNLKGLPADFRPEVPANRGNLDQLVQQATTQNPALKAQELKVGAAEAGVQAARGGHYPTLSLGGSWGKSATWGDSVGAGSLSPDARTNSIGLTLSVPIFSGGATQSGVRQALAQRDIAQDGFEQQKRALDRNTRNAYQTLVQGISEVEARRLAVVSAQSAYDASQVGLEVGTRTVLDVIQNQRILFSAQLDYAQARYNFLQNRLLLSQAVGGLDVAELQDINRLLTQDAGNPSTTTN; from the coding sequence ATGATCCGCCGATCCCTCGCTGTTGCGCTGGCCACTGCCCTGCTGCCGTTGTCCGCCCATGCCGCCGACCTGCTGCAGGTCTATGAAATGGCGCGCAATGGTGACCCGCAGCTGTCCGCCGCCGAATCCACCCGGCTGTACGACAAGGAAGGCGCCGTGCAGGCGCGTGCTGCCCTGCTGCCGCAGATCAATGGCCAGGCCCAGTTGAGCCGCACCCGCACCGAAGCCGACCATGACGCCAACTCCGGCACGGTCACCAGCAAGCGCCGCAACTACACGATCGACGGTTCGCAGACGCTGTTCAACTGGACGCAGATCAACAACCTGCGCTCGCAGCGCGAGCTGAGCAAGGCGGCTGATTTCACCCTCGACTCGGCCAACGACAATCTGATCGTGCGCACCTCGGCGGCCTACTTCAACGTGCTGGTGGCGATCGAATCGCTGAACGCCGCACAGACCAATGAAGCGGCCGCGAAGAAGCAGTTCGACTTCGCCGACAAGCGCCTGGAAGTGGGCCTGGCGCCGATCACCGACGTGCATGAAGCACGCGCCCAGTACGACCAGGCGCGCGCCAACACCATCGTTGCGCAGAACACCCTGGCCGATAACTACCAGGCCCTGACCGAACTGACCGGCCAGCCGGTGGTCAACCTGAAGGGCCTGCCGGCCGATTTCCGTCCGGAAGTGCCGGCCAACCGCGGCAACCTGGACCAGCTGGTGCAGCAGGCGACCACGCAGAATCCGGCGCTGAAGGCGCAGGAGCTGAAGGTCGGTGCCGCCGAAGCCGGCGTGCAGGCCGCCCGTGGCGGTCACTACCCGACCCTGTCGCTGGGCGGCAGCTGGGGCAAGAGCGCAACCTGGGGCGACAGCGTCGGCGCCGGTTCGCTCTCCCCCGATGCACGCACCAACAGCATCGGCCTGACCCTGAGCGTGCCGATCTTCTCCGGCGGCGCCACCCAGTCCGGCGTGCGCCAGGCGCTGGCCCAGCGTGACATCGCCCAGGACGGTTTCGAGCAGCAGAAGCGCGCGCTGGACCGCAACACCCGCAATGCCTACCAGACCCTGGTGCAGGGCATCAGCGAAGTGGAAGCGCGCCGTTTGGCCGTGGTTTCCGCGCAGAGCGCCTACGATGCCTCGCAGGTTGGCCTGGAAGTGGGTACCCGCACCGTGCTGGACGTGATCCAGAACCAGCGCATCCTGTTCTCGGCACAGCTGGATTACGCGCAGGCCCGCTACAACTTCCTGCAGAACCGCCTGCTGCTGAGCCAGGCCGTGGGTGGCCTGGATGTCGCCGAACTGCAGGACATCAACCGCCTGCTGACCCAGGACGCGGGCAACCCGTCGACGACCACGAACTGA